One window from the genome of Nocardioides panaciterrulae encodes:
- a CDS encoding isoprenyl transferase, protein MADWKRGIRRVLYPAYEARMLRRMPTEDLPRHVGVMLDGNRRWARAVGADTAHGHRAGAANIEPLLGWCEEVGIEHVTLWLLSTDNLNRPAKELEPLLQIIEEAVASLADQQRWRLNPVGALDLLPAETAERLKAAQEATRAVDGIMVNVAVGYGGRREIADAVRALLHEQAGKGMTLEELAEVIDVDHIAEHLYTRGQPDPDLVIRTSGEQRLGGFLLWQSTHSEFYFCEAYWPDFRRVDFLRALRAYTQRERRYGA, encoded by the coding sequence GTGGCGGACTGGAAGCGTGGGATCCGGCGGGTGCTCTACCCGGCGTACGAGGCACGGATGCTGCGCCGGATGCCGACCGAGGACCTGCCCCGCCACGTCGGGGTGATGCTCGACGGCAACCGCCGCTGGGCCAGGGCCGTGGGGGCGGACACCGCCCACGGGCACCGGGCCGGCGCCGCCAACATCGAGCCGCTGCTCGGCTGGTGCGAGGAGGTCGGGATCGAGCACGTCACGCTGTGGCTGCTCTCGACCGACAACCTCAACCGCCCCGCCAAGGAGCTCGAGCCGCTGCTGCAGATCATCGAGGAGGCGGTCGCCTCGCTCGCGGACCAGCAACGGTGGCGATTGAACCCGGTCGGGGCCCTCGACCTGCTGCCCGCCGAGACCGCCGAGCGGCTCAAGGCCGCCCAGGAGGCGACCCGCGCCGTGGACGGGATCATGGTCAACGTCGCGGTCGGGTACGGCGGCCGCCGGGAGATCGCCGACGCGGTCCGGGCGCTGCTGCACGAGCAGGCCGGCAAGGGGATGACCCTCGAGGAGCTCGCCGAGGTCATCGACGTCGACCACATCGCCGAGCACCTCTACACCCGCGGCCAGCCCGACCCCGACCTGGTGATCCGCACCTCCGGCGAGCAGCGCCTCGGCGGCTTCCTGCTGTGGCAGAGCACCCACAGCGAGTTCTACTTCTGCGAGGCCTACTGGCCCGACTTCCGCCGGGTCGACTTCCTGCGCGCCCTGCGCGCCTACACCCAGCGCGAGCGGCGGTACGGCGCGTAG
- the trhA gene encoding PAQR family membrane homeostasis protein TrhA: protein MSNTVNGALRSGLDQLGDAIAEVKPRLRGWLHLGVAPLTLVAGIVLVSLSPTTATRIGAAVFTGSALILFSVSAIYHTGNWSPRVWAFLRRFDHSNIFLLIAGSYTPFSLILLDGTERVALLATVWTGAILGVLFRVFWTDAPRWLYVPIYLALGWAAVFFIPSFYAGATQLGAGVGIATFAMIVIGGALYTLGGVVYGFKRPDPWPRWFGFHEVFHSFTILAFASHYVGVSLAIYALR, encoded by the coding sequence ATGAGCAACACGGTGAACGGGGCACTCCGGTCCGGCCTGGACCAGCTCGGTGACGCGATCGCCGAGGTCAAGCCCCGACTGCGCGGCTGGCTGCACCTGGGGGTCGCGCCGCTCACCCTGGTCGCCGGGATCGTGCTCGTCAGCCTCTCCCCCACCACCGCCACCAGGATCGGCGCCGCGGTGTTCACCGGGTCGGCGCTCATCTTGTTCTCGGTGTCGGCGATCTACCACACCGGCAACTGGTCACCGCGGGTGTGGGCGTTCCTGCGCCGCTTCGACCACTCCAACATCTTCCTGCTGATCGCGGGCTCCTACACGCCGTTCAGCCTGATCCTGCTCGACGGCACCGAGCGGGTCGCGCTGCTGGCCACCGTGTGGACCGGCGCGATCCTCGGCGTGCTGTTCCGGGTCTTCTGGACCGACGCGCCGCGCTGGCTCTACGTGCCGATCTACCTCGCGCTCGGCTGGGCCGCGGTCTTCTTCATCCCGTCGTTCTACGCGGGTGCCACCCAGCTCGGCGCCGGCGTGGGGATCGCGACGTTCGCCATGATCGTGATCGGTGGCGCGCTCTACACGCTGGGCGGGGTGGTCTACGGCTTCAAGCGCCCCGACCCGTGGCCGCGCTGGTTCGGCTTCCACGAGGTGTTCCACAGCTTCACGATCCTGGCGTTCGCCTCGCACTACGTGGGCGTGTCGCTCGCGATCTACGCCCTGCGCTGA
- a CDS encoding MFS transporter, protein MTGRVRLLLLPDEPVHRALTLATMTAALSTGLFFSVSALYFTRVVGLSPTTVGLGLTIAGGVGVAASFLGGYLADRVGADRLQVAANGLQGLALLAYVFTGSAVTFTAVACFAVGARSLQGSAKAALQARWFTGPERVQVRARLRVVTNVFIGLGTLLAAIALLLGTAAAYRSTMIGTAVLTGAATVPMAGLRRRVPRLAATMAGTRTPEGGRARGRSPLRDRTYLASVALNSVIAMQFGIQTVGVPLWIAGATAAPTVMVSVLMVINTVFVALCQVRASRGTHDIRHAGRVVRRGTLLLAAACLVYGVAGHTGPGPVGTAVAVLLLVGAELLGSAAEVRTEAGGWGLAFELADPTSAGAYQGLSSTGYALGNMVAPLLVTATAIRHGLPGWVLLAVVFAAAGVAVAALAGHAATRRTSAGEVELVA, encoded by the coding sequence GTGACCGGTCGCGTGCGTCTCCTGCTCCTGCCCGACGAGCCCGTGCACCGGGCGCTGACGCTGGCGACCATGACCGCGGCCCTGTCGACGGGGCTGTTCTTCAGCGTGAGCGCGCTCTACTTCACCCGGGTGGTCGGGCTCTCGCCCACCACCGTGGGCCTGGGCCTGACCATCGCGGGCGGCGTCGGGGTCGCCGCGTCGTTCCTGGGCGGCTACCTCGCCGACCGGGTCGGCGCCGACCGGCTGCAGGTCGCCGCCAACGGCCTGCAGGGCCTGGCGCTGCTGGCCTACGTGTTCACCGGCTCCGCGGTGACCTTCACCGCGGTCGCCTGCTTCGCAGTCGGGGCCCGCAGCCTGCAGGGCAGCGCCAAGGCGGCGCTGCAGGCGCGCTGGTTCACCGGGCCGGAGCGGGTGCAGGTCCGCGCCCGGCTGCGGGTGGTCACCAACGTCTTCATCGGCCTCGGGACGCTGCTGGCCGCGATCGCGCTGCTGCTGGGTACCGCCGCGGCGTACCGCAGCACGATGATCGGCACCGCGGTGCTCACCGGCGCCGCCACGGTGCCGATGGCCGGGCTGCGCCGCCGGGTGCCCCGGTTGGCCGCGACGATGGCCGGGACGCGGACACCGGAGGGGGGACGCGCCCGCGGCCGGTCCCCGCTGCGGGACCGGACCTACCTGGCCTCGGTCGCGCTGAACTCGGTGATCGCGATGCAGTTCGGCATCCAGACCGTCGGCGTGCCGCTGTGGATCGCGGGCGCCACCGCCGCGCCGACCGTGATGGTCTCGGTGCTGATGGTCATCAACACCGTCTTCGTCGCGCTGTGCCAGGTCCGCGCGTCGCGGGGGACCCACGACATCCGGCACGCCGGCCGGGTGGTGCGCCGCGGCACGCTGCTGCTGGCCGCCGCCTGCCTGGTGTACGGCGTCGCCGGGCACACCGGCCCGGGCCCGGTCGGGACGGCCGTCGCCGTGCTGCTGCTGGTGGGCGCCGAGCTGCTCGGGTCCGCGGCCGAGGTGCGCACCGAGGCCGGCGGCTGGGGGCTGGCCTTCGAGCTGGCCGATCCCACGAGCGCCGGTGCCTACCAGGGCCTCTCCTCGACCGGCTACGCGCTCGGCAACATGGTGGCCCCGCTGCTCGTCACCGCGACCGCGATCCGGCACGGGCTGCCCGGCTGGGTGCTGCTGGCGGTCGTCTTCGCCGCGGCCGGCGTGGCGGTGGCCGCGCTGGCCGGGCACGCCGCGACCCGCCGTACGTCCGCGGGCGAGGTGGAGCTCGTCGCGTGA
- a CDS encoding ArsR/SmtB family transcription factor, with protein MIEYDLAGTDLGGVRFAISPLAEAALSLRTFRDPGRYPLMLPWLRRTEAARAALDTAMLRALTNDSFWVLDFLTPHPFSPLSRFEDELATAMRTPADAVHADIAEVHPDPVTRPGVLRGPADRVLGRIEAALADYWQTCFVPFWPRMRALLEADIVHQARTIASRGLHGMFAGLAPTVRLDGQIVQVSTSSGARYRRTTAGAGLTLAPSMFVRSASAPISPHESPLLMYAARGLGALFESERPQTPDALAGLVGRARARLLVLLAAPASSTELAVRLGVTTTAVNQHLRALRAAGLLTSARHGRSVLYLRSELGDLLVGEPAGGAAGR; from the coding sequence ATGATCGAGTACGACCTCGCCGGCACCGATCTCGGCGGCGTCCGGTTCGCGATCTCGCCGCTCGCGGAGGCCGCGCTGTCGCTGCGCACGTTCCGCGACCCCGGCCGCTACCCGCTGATGCTGCCCTGGCTGCGCCGCACCGAGGCCGCCCGGGCCGCCCTGGACACCGCGATGCTCCGGGCGCTGACCAACGACTCGTTCTGGGTGCTGGACTTCCTCACCCCCCACCCGTTCTCACCGCTCTCCCGGTTCGAGGACGAGCTCGCGACCGCGATGCGCACCCCGGCCGACGCGGTGCACGCCGACATCGCCGAGGTGCACCCCGACCCCGTGACCCGGCCCGGCGTGCTCCGCGGGCCCGCGGACCGGGTCCTGGGCCGGATCGAGGCGGCGCTGGCGGACTACTGGCAGACCTGCTTCGTGCCGTTCTGGCCGCGGATGCGCGCGCTGCTGGAGGCCGACATCGTGCACCAGGCCCGGACCATCGCCTCCCGGGGCCTGCACGGCATGTTCGCCGGGCTGGCGCCGACGGTGCGCCTGGACGGCCAGATCGTGCAGGTGAGCACGTCCAGCGGCGCCCGGTACCGGCGTACGACCGCCGGCGCCGGGCTCACGCTGGCCCCCTCGATGTTCGTGCGCAGCGCCTCGGCGCCGATCTCGCCGCACGAGTCGCCGCTGCTGATGTACGCCGCCCGCGGGCTCGGCGCGCTCTTCGAGAGCGAGCGCCCGCAGACGCCGGACGCCCTGGCCGGCCTGGTCGGCCGGGCCCGGGCGCGGCTGCTGGTGCTGCTGGCCGCCCCGGCCTCGTCGACCGAGCTCGCGGTCCGGCTCGGCGTGACCACGACCGCGGTCAACCAGCACCTGCGCGCGCTGCGGGCGGCGGGCCTGCTCACCTCGGCCCGGCACGGCCGCTCGGTGCTCTACCTGCGCTCGGAGCTCGGCGACCTGCTCGTCGGCGAGCCGGCGGGCGGCGCGGCAGGCCGCTGA
- the glpK gene encoding glycerol kinase GlpK, with the protein MTTRYVAAIDQGTTSTRCLLFDREGRMVSVAQRQHRQSYPRPGWVEHDAEEIWRITRELVPQALQDAGVGPEQVVGLGVTNQRETTVVWDRATGRPVAPAIVWQDTRTAGGLAGLVDHLDFAEVTRRTGLPVSSYPSGPKLRWILDSDPAIRERAERGELLFGTMDTWLVWKLSGGLHVTDATNASRTLLMDLETLAWDPELLEAMRVPASMLPEIRPSIGVLGVTRDPVPGIPISAVIGDQQASLFGQTAFERGQAKCTFGTGSFLLMNTGTEVVRSRSGLITTVAHTVEGEPTTYALEGSVAQAGALVEWCRTSLDLIRTPAEIETLAATVADNGGCYVVPAFSGLYAPYWESQAQGVVVGLTSYVTKGHLARAVLEATAWQARDVVDAMIRDAQLPMTWLAVDGGMTADNLLMQTVADVLDVPVIRPMMAESVALGAAYAAGLAVGYWPDRQVLRAHWHRAAEWHSRITAERRDAELAAWHHAVSLAIAWGRGPVPGARGVPGAPGAAGAEDGQRPAAPPAGSPTSRSPSSERR; encoded by the coding sequence GTGACCACGCGGTACGTCGCGGCCATCGACCAGGGCACCACCTCGACCCGCTGCCTGCTCTTCGACCGCGAGGGCCGCATGGTCTCGGTGGCCCAGCGCCAGCACCGGCAGTCCTACCCGCGGCCCGGCTGGGTCGAGCACGACGCCGAGGAGATCTGGCGGATCACCCGCGAGCTGGTGCCCCAGGCGCTGCAGGACGCCGGGGTCGGCCCCGAGCAGGTGGTCGGGCTGGGGGTCACCAACCAGCGCGAGACCACGGTCGTGTGGGACCGGGCCACCGGCCGCCCCGTGGCCCCGGCGATCGTGTGGCAGGACACCCGGACCGCCGGTGGGCTGGCGGGGCTCGTGGACCACCTCGACTTCGCCGAGGTGACCCGGCGGACCGGGCTGCCGGTCTCGTCCTACCCCTCGGGCCCGAAGCTGCGCTGGATCCTCGACAGCGACCCGGCGATCCGGGAGCGGGCCGAGCGGGGTGAGCTGCTGTTCGGGACCATGGACACCTGGCTGGTCTGGAAGCTATCCGGCGGGCTGCACGTCACCGACGCCACCAATGCCAGCCGCACCCTGCTGATGGACCTGGAGACCCTGGCCTGGGATCCCGAGCTGCTCGAGGCGATGCGCGTCCCCGCCTCGATGCTGCCGGAGATCCGCCCGTCGATCGGCGTGCTGGGCGTGACCCGGGACCCGGTGCCCGGGATCCCGATCAGCGCCGTGATCGGCGACCAGCAGGCCTCGCTGTTCGGCCAGACCGCCTTCGAGCGGGGCCAGGCCAAGTGCACGTTCGGCACCGGCAGCTTCCTGCTGATGAACACCGGCACCGAGGTGGTGCGGTCCCGCTCCGGGCTGATCACCACCGTCGCGCACACCGTGGAGGGGGAGCCGACCACCTACGCGCTCGAGGGGTCGGTGGCGCAGGCCGGCGCGCTGGTCGAGTGGTGCCGGACCAGCCTGGACCTGATCCGCACGCCCGCGGAGATCGAGACGCTCGCGGCGACCGTGGCGGACAACGGCGGCTGCTACGTCGTGCCCGCGTTCTCCGGGCTCTACGCGCCGTACTGGGAGAGCCAGGCCCAGGGGGTCGTGGTCGGGCTGACCTCCTACGTCACCAAGGGCCACCTCGCCCGCGCGGTGCTCGAGGCGACCGCGTGGCAGGCCCGCGACGTGGTGGACGCGATGATCCGCGACGCCCAGCTGCCGATGACGTGGCTGGCGGTCGACGGCGGGATGACCGCCGACAACCTGCTCATGCAGACCGTCGCCGACGTGCTCGACGTGCCGGTGATCCGCCCGATGATGGCTGAGAGCGTGGCGCTCGGGGCGGCGTACGCCGCCGGGCTCGCCGTCGGCTACTGGCCGGACCGGCAGGTGCTGCGGGCGCACTGGCACCGGGCCGCGGAGTGGCACTCGCGGATCACCGCCGAGCGACGGGACGCCGAGCTCGCCGCGTGGCACCACGCCGTGTCGCTGGCCATCGCCTGGGGCCGGGGGCCCGTCCCCGGCGCCCGCGGCGTGCCCGGGGCACCCGGCGCCGCCGGCGCGGAGGACGGTCAGCGGCCTGCCGCGCCGCCCGCCGGCTCGCCGACGAGCAGGTCGCCGAGCTCCGAGCGCAGGTAG
- a CDS encoding IclR family transcriptional regulator, with protein sequence MSARVQSVERAAAILQVLSAEHRPTSLAHLADTLGLAKATVHGLVQTLRDVGFVDQDPDSGLYAVGAGLLQLGATALDHNELRARALNWTDALAARTGQAALLGTWDGDRVVVVHHVFRPDGSRQSSLTGTVQPLHADALGKVLLAHDPRALRSLAGRELASYTYRTITDPARLRRELADVRDHGWAAAVEEAEPDAAGLAAPVRDRAGFVVAAVGVVGRVDGLCDGRHRPSPALVTQVVAAGRSISRELGHGRP encoded by the coding sequence ATGTCCGCCCGCGTCCAGTCCGTCGAGCGCGCGGCGGCGATCCTGCAGGTGCTCTCGGCCGAGCACCGGCCGACCAGCCTGGCGCACCTGGCGGACACGCTGGGCCTGGCCAAGGCCACCGTGCACGGTCTCGTGCAGACGCTGCGCGACGTCGGGTTCGTCGACCAGGACCCCGACTCGGGGCTGTACGCCGTCGGCGCGGGCCTGCTGCAGCTGGGGGCGACCGCGCTGGACCACAACGAGCTGCGGGCGCGCGCCCTGAACTGGACCGACGCGCTCGCCGCGCGCACCGGCCAGGCCGCCCTGCTCGGCACGTGGGACGGCGACCGGGTCGTGGTGGTGCACCACGTGTTCCGGCCGGACGGCAGCCGTCAGAGCTCGCTGACCGGGACGGTGCAGCCGCTGCACGCCGACGCGCTCGGCAAGGTGCTGCTGGCGCACGACCCCCGCGCCCTGCGCAGCCTGGCGGGCCGGGAGCTGGCGAGCTACACCTACCGGACCATCACCGACCCGGCCCGGCTGCGCCGCGAGCTCGCCGACGTCCGCGACCACGGCTGGGCCGCTGCCGTGGAGGAGGCCGAGCCCGACGCCGCCGGGCTGGCGGCGCCGGTCCGGGACCGCGCCGGCTTCGTGGTGGCGGCGGTCGGGGTGGTCGGCCGGGTCGACGGGCTGTGCGACGGCCGCCACCGCCCGAGCCCGGCGCTGGTGACCCAGGTGGTCGCGGCCGGCCGGTCCATCTCGCGCGAGCTCGGGCACGGCCGCCCGTGA
- a CDS encoding MIP family channel protein, producing MGELVAEFAGTMILILFGVGVVAQVVTGNGALGDHDSIAWAWGLGVTFGVYTAARISGAHLNPAVSVALAAFAGFSWRKVLPFALAQTAGAFVAALLVRWVYADAIGTVDPGHTIKTQGIFSTLPGNGAMDVSTGTALLDQVVGTAILLFLILAVTDSRNDAPVAWMAPFIVGLIVVAIGMAWGTNAGYAINPARDFGPRLASFFTGYGTAFEDQHGSLYFWVPIVGPLIGGPLGAGAYRLVGRFMPAEDEIDEVGEVPTAEPRVHHGPTASTGA from the coding sequence GTGGGTGAGCTCGTGGCCGAGTTCGCCGGCACCATGATCCTCATCCTGTTCGGAGTCGGAGTCGTGGCGCAGGTCGTCACCGGGAACGGTGCGCTCGGCGACCACGACTCCATCGCCTGGGCCTGGGGCCTCGGCGTCACGTTCGGCGTCTACACCGCGGCCCGCATCAGCGGCGCCCACCTCAACCCCGCGGTGAGCGTGGCCCTGGCCGCGTTCGCCGGCTTCTCGTGGCGCAAGGTGCTGCCGTTCGCCCTGGCCCAGACCGCGGGCGCCTTCGTCGCGGCGCTGCTGGTGCGCTGGGTGTACGCCGACGCGATCGGCACGGTCGACCCCGGGCACACGATCAAGACCCAGGGCATCTTCTCCACCCTCCCCGGCAACGGCGCCATGGACGTCAGCACCGGCACGGCGCTGCTGGACCAGGTGGTCGGCACCGCGATCCTGCTCTTCTTGATCCTCGCGGTCACCGACAGCCGCAACGACGCCCCGGTCGCCTGGATGGCGCCGTTCATCGTCGGCCTGATCGTGGTCGCGATCGGCATGGCCTGGGGCACCAACGCCGGCTACGCGATCAACCCCGCCCGCGACTTCGGCCCGCGCCTCGCCTCGTTCTTCACCGGCTACGGCACCGCCTTCGAGGACCAGCACGGCTCGCTCTACTTCTGGGTCCCGATCGTCGGCCCGCTCATCGGCGGCCCGCTCGGCGCCGGCGCCTACCGCCTGGTCGGTCGCTTCATGCCCGCCGAGGACGAGATCGACGAGGTCGGCGAGGTCCCGACCGCGGAGCCGCGCGTCCACCACGGCCCGACCGCGTCCACCGGCGCCTGA
- the glpK gene encoding glycerol kinase GlpK, which yields MTEYVGAIDQGTTSTRFMIFDHGGNEIARHQLEHEQIMPRAGWVEHSPYEIWERTSSVLKTTLARAGMNGSDLAALGITNQRETTVVWNRKTGRPYYNAIVWQDTRTDSIAKALDSDGRGDVIRRKAGLPPATYFSGGKVQWILENVDGVRAAAEAGDAIFGNTDSWLLWNLTGGPRGGVHVTDVTNASRTMLMNLETLDWDDELLEMFDIPRQMLPEIRPSSDPTLYGHTLEDGPLGAAVPLSAALGDQQAAMVGQVCLAPGEAKNTYGTGNFLLLNTGKELVRSENGLLSTVCYQFGTEAPVYALEGSIAVTGSAVQWLRDQLGIISGASQSEALAREVPDNGGVYFVPAFSGLFAPYWRSDARGAIVGLSRFNTNAHLARATLEAICYQSRDVADAMEKDSGVRLEVLKVDGDVTANDLCMQIQADVLGVPVSRPVVAETTALGAAYAAGLAVGFWKDPEELRKNWNESKRWEPQWSEEQREEGYAGWRKAVTRTLDWVDVK from the coding sequence ATGACCGAGTACGTCGGAGCCATCGACCAGGGCACCACCAGCACGCGCTTCATGATCTTCGACCACGGCGGCAACGAGATCGCCCGTCACCAGCTCGAGCACGAACAGATCATGCCGCGGGCCGGCTGGGTCGAGCACAGCCCGTACGAGATCTGGGAGCGCACCAGCTCGGTGCTCAAGACCACCCTGGCGCGGGCCGGCATGAACGGCTCCGACCTGGCCGCGCTCGGGATCACCAACCAGCGTGAGACGACGGTCGTGTGGAACCGCAAGACCGGGCGCCCCTACTACAACGCGATCGTCTGGCAGGACACCCGCACCGACAGCATCGCCAAGGCGCTCGACAGCGACGGCCGGGGCGACGTGATCCGCCGCAAGGCCGGGCTGCCGCCGGCGACGTACTTCTCGGGCGGCAAGGTCCAGTGGATCCTCGAGAACGTCGACGGCGTGCGCGCGGCCGCCGAGGCGGGCGACGCGATCTTCGGCAACACCGACTCCTGGCTGCTGTGGAACCTCACCGGCGGGCCGCGCGGCGGGGTGCACGTAACCGACGTGACCAACGCCAGCCGGACCATGCTGATGAACCTCGAGACCCTGGACTGGGACGACGAGCTGCTGGAGATGTTCGACATCCCCCGCCAGATGCTCCCCGAGATCCGGCCCTCCTCCGACCCGACCCTCTACGGCCACACGCTCGAGGACGGCCCGCTGGGGGCGGCGGTCCCGCTGTCGGCCGCGCTGGGCGACCAGCAGGCCGCGATGGTCGGCCAGGTGTGCCTGGCGCCCGGCGAGGCCAAGAACACCTACGGCACCGGCAACTTCCTGCTGCTCAACACCGGCAAGGAGCTGGTGCGCTCGGAGAACGGGCTGCTCAGCACGGTCTGCTACCAGTTCGGCACCGAGGCGCCCGTCTACGCCCTCGAGGGATCGATCGCGGTGACCGGGTCCGCGGTGCAGTGGCTGCGCGACCAGCTGGGCATCATCAGCGGCGCTTCGCAGAGCGAGGCGCTGGCGCGGGAGGTGCCCGACAACGGCGGGGTCTACTTCGTGCCTGCGTTCTCGGGGCTGTTCGCGCCGTACTGGCGCTCCGACGCGCGCGGCGCGATCGTGGGTCTCTCCCGGTTCAACACCAACGCCCACCTGGCCCGGGCCACGCTGGAGGCGATCTGCTACCAGAGCCGGGACGTCGCGGACGCCATGGAGAAGGACTCCGGCGTGCGGCTGGAGGTGCTCAAGGTCGACGGCGACGTGACCGCCAACGACCTGTGCATGCAGATCCAGGCCGACGTGCTGGGCGTGCCGGTCAGCCGCCCGGTGGTCGCCGAGACGACGGCGCTGGGCGCGGCGTACGCCGCCGGGCTCGCCGTCGGCTTCTGGAAGGACCCCGAGGAGCTGCGCAAGAACTGGAACGAGAGCAAGCGCTGGGAGCCGCAGTGGTCGGAGGAGCAGCGGGAGGAGGGGTACGCCGGGTGGCGCAAGGCCGTGACCCGCACGCTGGACTGGGTGGACGTGAAGTGA
- a CDS encoding glycerol-3-phosphate dehydrogenase/oxidase, translating to MAREPLDVLVIGGGVVGAGAALDAATRGLRVGLVEARDYASGTSSRSSKLVHGGLRYLEQLDFGLVREALRERSLILNRLAPHLARPVPFLYPLQHRVWERFYVGSGVLLYDTMGGRHGVPTHRHLTRRQALREFPSLRKDALVGAIKYYDGQVDDARHTMMLARTAAHYGAWCATSTRVTGFLREGDRVSGARVLDLETGERLEIRARQTINAAGVWTDEIQEMVGGRGQINVRASKGVHIVVPRDRIHAESGIIARTEKSVLFIIPWGESWLIGTTDTDWALDLAHPAASRSDVDYLLEHANRLLKTPLTHEDVVGVYAGLRPLLSGESDDTSQLSREHAVVSPVAGLVMVAGGKYTTYRVMAKDAVDAVSHSFSRKVPASCTETIPLVGAEGYTALWNQREQLAAESGLHPGRVEHLLGRYGSLVGELLALLEERPDLAEPLADAPLYLRVEAYYAALAEGALHLDDILTRRTRISIDTPDRGVATAEEIAALVAPVLGWDDGQVKDEVEHYRARVAAELDSQQQPDDRTADAARLGAPDVRTADRG from the coding sequence ATGGCCCGCGAGCCCCTCGACGTGCTCGTGATCGGTGGCGGCGTGGTGGGCGCCGGCGCGGCGCTGGACGCCGCCACCCGGGGCCTGCGGGTCGGGCTGGTCGAGGCGCGCGACTACGCCTCGGGCACCTCCAGCCGCTCGAGCAAGCTGGTCCACGGCGGGCTGCGCTACCTCGAGCAGCTCGACTTCGGGCTGGTCCGCGAGGCGCTCCGCGAGCGCTCGCTGATCCTGAACCGGCTGGCCCCCCACCTCGCCCGGCCGGTGCCGTTCCTCTACCCGCTCCAGCACCGGGTCTGGGAGCGGTTCTACGTCGGGAGCGGCGTGCTGCTCTACGACACGATGGGCGGGCGGCACGGCGTGCCCACCCACCGGCACCTGACCCGTCGGCAGGCGCTGCGGGAGTTCCCGTCGCTGCGCAAGGACGCGCTGGTGGGCGCGATCAAGTACTACGACGGCCAGGTCGACGACGCGCGGCACACGATGATGCTGGCCCGGACCGCCGCCCACTACGGCGCGTGGTGCGCGACCAGCACCCGGGTCACCGGCTTCCTGCGCGAGGGCGACCGGGTCAGCGGCGCCCGGGTGCTGGACCTCGAGACCGGCGAGCGGCTCGAGATCCGGGCGCGGCAGACCATCAACGCCGCCGGGGTGTGGACCGACGAGATCCAGGAGATGGTCGGTGGCCGCGGGCAGATCAACGTGCGCGCCTCCAAGGGGGTGCACATCGTGGTGCCCCGCGACCGGATCCACGCGGAGTCCGGGATCATCGCCCGGACCGAGAAGAGCGTGCTGTTCATCATCCCGTGGGGTGAGAGCTGGCTGATCGGCACCACCGACACCGACTGGGCGCTCGACCTCGCGCACCCGGCCGCCAGCCGGTCGGACGTCGACTACCTGCTCGAGCACGCCAACCGGCTGCTGAAGACCCCGCTCACCCACGAGGACGTCGTCGGCGTGTACGCCGGGCTGCGACCGCTGCTCTCCGGGGAGTCCGACGACACCAGCCAGCTCTCCCGCGAGCACGCCGTCGTCAGCCCGGTGGCCGGCCTGGTGATGGTCGCCGGCGGCAAGTACACGACGTACCGGGTGATGGCCAAGGACGCCGTCGACGCGGTGTCGCACTCCTTCAGCCGCAAGGTCCCGGCCTCGTGCACCGAGACCATCCCGCTGGTCGGCGCCGAGGGGTACACCGCCCTGTGGAACCAGCGCGAGCAGCTCGCGGCGGAGTCCGGGCTGCACCCGGGACGCGTCGAGCACCTGCTGGGCCGCTACGGCTCGCTGGTCGGCGAGCTCCTCGCGCTGCTCGAGGAGCGGCCGGACCTCGCCGAGCCGCTCGCCGACGCGCCGCTCTACCTGCGGGTCGAGGCCTACTACGCCGCGCTCGCCGAGGGCGCGCTGCACCTCGACGACATCCTGACCCGGCGGACCAGGATCTCCATCGACACCCCCGACCGCGGGGTCGCCACCGCCGAGGAGATCGCCGCCCTGGTCGCGCCGGTGCTGGGCTGGGACGACGGACAGGTCAAGGACGAGGTCGAGCACTACCGCGCCCGGGTCGCCGCCGAGCTGGACTCCCAGCAGCAGCCCGACGACCGCACCGCGGACGCCGCCCGTCTCGGCGCGCCGGACGTCCGGACCGCCGACCGGGGCTGA